Proteins encoded by one window of Sphaerodactylus townsendi isolate TG3544 linkage group LG02, MPM_Stown_v2.3, whole genome shotgun sequence:
- the FSHB gene encoding follitropin subunit beta has translation MKTVNFYVLLLCWKTVYSNHCVLSNVTIAVEKEECGFCISVNATWCSGYCYTKDPLYKFSRKKPVQNVCTFKEIVYETVKIPGCADHAESFYSYPVATGCHCEICDGDLTDCSTTNGLNPSYCSFGQNQLRE, from the exons ATGAAGACAGTTAATTTCTATGTCCTGTTACTTTGCTGGAAAACAGTATATTCCAATCACTGTGTGCTATCCAATGTCACAATAGCAGTGGAGAAGGAGGAATGCGGGTTTTGCATCAGTGTAAATGCAACTTGGTGCTCTGGTTACTGCTACACAAAG GATCCTCTTTATAAGTTCTCCCGAAAGAAACCTGTTCAGAACGTCTGCACATTCAAGGAGATTGTATACGAGACAGTAAAGATCCCAGGATGCGCTGATCATGCAGAATCATTTTATTCTTATCCAGTAGCAACAGGATGTCACTGTGAGATCTGTGATGGAGACCTCACCGACTGTAGCACCACAAATGGTTTAAATCCAAGTTATTGTTCTTTTGGTCAAAACCAGCTCAGAGAATAA